One Glycine max cultivar Williams 82 chromosome 6, Glycine_max_v4.0, whole genome shotgun sequence DNA segment encodes these proteins:
- the LOC100808811 gene encoding phosphopantothenate--cysteine ligase 2, which produces MDPAKGLEASGEKTLQAEVKAFFDSAPPLQKSDEITQKLNQFIQRISSPSANGKVRRIVCVTSGGTTAPLEQRCVRYVDNFSSGHRGATSTEYFLKAGYGVIFLYRKRSFQPFCRSLPDDPLLECFKPTDEANIQVCEAYSEAVKRAIVDHHTAVAGGLLLKLPFNTIFEYLQMLQIIAMSMRCIGPHAMFYLAAAVSDYYVPWKDMVEHKIQSGSHLLDVKLVQVPKMLSMLRKDWAPLAFCTSFKLETDSNILLNKAGAALEKYKMHAVVANELASRKEQVVVVTSAEKVTVQRDNSQSDNDVENPLIKLLSEKHATYIEDSGR; this is translated from the exons atggaTCCGGCAAAGGGATTGGAAGCTTCGGGGGAGAAGACCCTTCAAGCAGAAGTGAAAGCTTTTTTCGATTCTGCTCCTCCTTTGCAGAAAAGTGATGAGATAACTCAGAAGTTGAATCAGTTCATTCAACGCATTTCTTCTCCATCAG CGAATGGGAAAGTTAGGAGAATTGTTTGTGTGACTTCTGGTGGCACCACCGCGCCATTGGAACAACGATGTGTTCGCTATGTGGACAATTTCAGTTCAGGTCACAGAGGGGCCACATCCACTGA GTATTTCCTGAAGGCTGGATATGGTGTTATCTTTCTGTACCGGAA gAGAAGTTTCCAGCCATTTTGTAGATCCCTTCCTGATGATCCCTTACTTGAATGCTTCAAGCCCACCGATGAGGCGAACATTCAAG TTTGCGAGGCTTATTCTGAAGCAGTGAAGAGGGCTATCGTGGATCATCATACT GCAGTGGCAGGCGGTCTCTTATTGAAACTTCCTTTCAACACCATATTTGAGTATCTCCAG ATGTTACAAATAATTGCAATGTCAATGAGGTGTATTGGTCCACATGCAATGTTCTATCTTGCTGCGGCAGTGTCTGACTATTATGTTCCTTGGAAGGACATG GTAGAGCACAAAATTCAGTCAGGATCTCACCTTTTGGATGTGAAACTAGTTCAAGTGCCAAAAATGTTGTCAATGCTTAGGAAAGATTGGGCTCCTCTGGCTTTCTGCACATCTTTCAAG CTAGAGACAGATTCAAACATTCTTCTAAATAAGGCTGGTGCAGCTCTTGAAAAGTACAAGATGCATGCAGTTGTTGCAAATGAACTTGCAAGTCGAAAGGAGCAAGTAGTGGTTGTCACTAGTGCCGAGAAGGTTACCGTTCAGCGTGATAATAGTCAGTCTGATAATGATGTTGAGAATCCCCTGATTAAACTTCTTTCGGAGAAACATGCCACTTACATTGAGGATTCTGGTAGATGA
- the TGA09 gene encoding transcription factor TGA3 isoform X1: MKMDIYEPFQQVSLWGDNFKLDGGLNSIASPMLMVDSTSVENKSEDIPQESREPSGSGADQEATNKEVNKMLRRLAQNREAARKSRLRKKAYVKQLESSRSKLMQLELEIGKARKQGLYMGTVLDAGYIGSTSETINPGIVAFEIEYGQWVEEQQRRNEELRHAFQAQASDVQLNVVVQSVLNHYSNLFRMKADAAKADVLYLLSGVWKASVERIFLWIGGSRPSQLLNIIVPQLEPLTDQQIVSISNLRLSSQQAEDALSLGLEKLQQSLVHDMAVDSLGVGNFGLQMVLAMEKFEALEGFVIQADHLRQQTLLHMSRILSTHQAARGLLALGEYFHRLRTLCSLWYARPYDLA, from the exons ATGAAAATGGACATATACGAGCCATTTCAGCAAGTTAGCCTGTGGGGGGACAACTTTAAACTTGATGGCGGTCTGAATTCAATTGCTTCCCCAATGTTAATGGTTGACAGTACTAGTGTGGAGAACAAG TCTGAGGATATTCCTCAGGAATCAAGAGAGCCTTCTGGTTCTGGAGCCGATCAAGAGGCTACAAATAAAGAAGTTAACAAG ATGCTAAGACGCCTAGCTCAGAATCGAGAGGCTGCTCGGAAAAGTAGGCTACGGAAAAAG GCTTACGTTAAACAATTAGAATCAAGCCGTTCGAAGCTCATGCAACTGGAGCTGGAAATTGGGAAAGCAAGAAAGCAG GGTCTGTATATGGGCACTGTATTAGATGCCGGCTATATAGGATCAACATCAGAAACAATAAATCCag GGATTGTGgcttttgaaattgaatatgGACAATGGGTTGAAGAGCAACAAAGGCGGAACGAAGAACTTAGACATGCATTTCAAGCGCAAGCATCTGATGTACAGCTGAATGTAGTGGTTCAGAGTGTCTTAAACCATTACTCAAATCTTTTCAGAATGAAAGCAGATGCTGCAAAGGCTGATGTCCTCTATTTACTCTCTGGTGTGTGGAAAGCATCAGTGGAGCGCATTTTCCTTTGGATTGGAGGCTCCCGTCCATCACAGCTTCTAAAC ATCATCGTGCCACAACTTGAGCCTTTGACTGATCAACAAATTGTTAGTATTAGCAACCTCCGTCTATCGTCTCAACAAGCTGAAGATGCTCTTTCACTAGGATTGGAAAAACTTCAGCAGAGTTTGGTCCACGACATGGCAGTTGATTCACTGGGTGTAGGAAACTTCGGACTTCAGATGGTTCTTGCGATGGAAAAATTTGAGGCACTAGAAGGTTTTGTAATCCAG GCAGATCACCTTAGGCAACAAACTCTGCTTCACATGTCACGCATCCTTTCAACTCACCAAGCTGCTCGCGGCTTACTGGCTCTCGGGGAATACTTTCATCGTCTTCGCACTCTTTGCTCTCTTTGGTATGCTCGTCCATATGACCTTGCCTAG
- the TGA09 gene encoding transcription factor TGA3 isoform X3 has protein sequence MLRRLAQNREAARKSRLRKKAYVKQLESSRSKLMQLELEIGKARKQGLYMGTVLDAGYIGSTSETINPGIVAFEIEYGQWVEEQQRRNEELRHAFQAQASDVQLNVVVQSVLNHYSNLFRMKADAAKADVLYLLSGVWKASVERIFLWIGGSRPSQLLNIIVPQLEPLTDQQIVSISNLRLSSQQAEDALSLGLEKLQQSLVHDMAVDSLGVGNFGLQMVLAMEKFEALEGFVIQADHLRQQTLLHMSRILSTHQAARGLLALGEYFHRLRTLCSLWYARPYDLA, from the exons ATGCTAAGACGCCTAGCTCAGAATCGAGAGGCTGCTCGGAAAAGTAGGCTACGGAAAAAG GCTTACGTTAAACAATTAGAATCAAGCCGTTCGAAGCTCATGCAACTGGAGCTGGAAATTGGGAAAGCAAGAAAGCAG GGTCTGTATATGGGCACTGTATTAGATGCCGGCTATATAGGATCAACATCAGAAACAATAAATCCag GGATTGTGgcttttgaaattgaatatgGACAATGGGTTGAAGAGCAACAAAGGCGGAACGAAGAACTTAGACATGCATTTCAAGCGCAAGCATCTGATGTACAGCTGAATGTAGTGGTTCAGAGTGTCTTAAACCATTACTCAAATCTTTTCAGAATGAAAGCAGATGCTGCAAAGGCTGATGTCCTCTATTTACTCTCTGGTGTGTGGAAAGCATCAGTGGAGCGCATTTTCCTTTGGATTGGAGGCTCCCGTCCATCACAGCTTCTAAAC ATCATCGTGCCACAACTTGAGCCTTTGACTGATCAACAAATTGTTAGTATTAGCAACCTCCGTCTATCGTCTCAACAAGCTGAAGATGCTCTTTCACTAGGATTGGAAAAACTTCAGCAGAGTTTGGTCCACGACATGGCAGTTGATTCACTGGGTGTAGGAAACTTCGGACTTCAGATGGTTCTTGCGATGGAAAAATTTGAGGCACTAGAAGGTTTTGTAATCCAG GCAGATCACCTTAGGCAACAAACTCTGCTTCACATGTCACGCATCCTTTCAACTCACCAAGCTGCTCGCGGCTTACTGGCTCTCGGGGAATACTTTCATCGTCTTCGCACTCTTTGCTCTCTTTGGTATGCTCGTCCATATGACCTTGCCTAG
- the LOC100775875 gene encoding RHOMBOID-like protein 8: protein MAESSECIEVKVSPAHDQRIPLMRSRRGGRRRRGDTWVVSVFVIIQIGVFIATMLVNDCWNNSHGDCVLQALGRFSFQPLPENPLLGPSQSKLDEMGALRRSLLTEHHQTWRLFTFPFLHAGVFHLLLNLSSVIYVGVSLEHHFGPIRIGIIYALSAFVGSLVASLFLQNMPAVGASGALYGLLGTLLSELVWNWKFHSNKISAIASLVFVFVCNFVLGFLPYVDNFASIGGFISGFLLGSVFLLSPQLQPVAPNKGGLIDYGVKSCIKLKLKQKLDRPVLRIVSLILFSLLLAGCLVAVLHGININSYCTWCPYVDCIPFTSWHCKDTETSCETMVSNAQLTMTCIGNGNFRVFPFTNISRARFNDLCNLIC from the exons ATGGCTGAAAGTTCGGAATGCATTGAGGTGAAGGTCTCTCCTGCACATGACCAAAGGATTCCGTTGATGAGATCAAGAAGAGGAGGACGGCGGCGGCGCGGCGACACGTGGGTGGTGTCGGTGTTCGTGATAATCCAGATCGGGGTTTTCATCGCCACCATGCTCGTCAACGATTGCTGGAACAATTCTCACGGCGATTGCGTTCTTCAAGCCCTCGGAAGGTTCTCGTTCCAGCCTCTCCCCGAGAATCCTCTCTTAGGTCCTTCTCAGTCCAA GTTGGATGAAATGGGAGCTCTTCGACGTAGCCTTTTGACAGAGCATCATCAAACATGGCGTCTTTTCACATTTCCATTTTTGCATGCTGGGGTCTTCCACCTGCTGCTCAATCTCTCCAGTGTCATCTATGTCGGAGTTAGCCTAGAACACCACTTTGGACCAA TAAGGATTGGTATAATCTATGCATTGTCTGCTTTTGTGGGTTCCTTGGTGGCTTCTCTTTTTCTCCAAAACATGCCCGCTGTTGGTGCTTCCGGTGCTTTATATGGATTATTGGGAACATTGCTTTCGGAACTTGTTTGGAACTGGAAATTTCATTCCAATAAG ATTTCAGCAATAGCATCATTAGTCTTTGTCTTTGTGTGCAACTTCGTCCTTGGTTTTCTGCCTTATGTAGACAATTTTGCAAGCATTGGAGGTTTCATATCAGGATTCCTTCTTGGATCTGTTTTTTTACTCAGCCCTCAGCTCCAACCAGTAGCTCCAAATAAAGGAGGTCTGATTGATTATGGTGTCAAAAGTTGCATCAAGCTAAAGTTGAAGCAAAAGCTGGACAGACCAGTTCTCAGGATTGTTTCTCTTATCCTCTTCAGCCTTTT ATTGGCTGGTTGTCTTGTGGCAGTTCTTCATGGAATCAACATCAACAGTTATTGCACATGGTGTCCATATGTCGACTGTATCCCTTTTACAAGCTGGCACTGCAAAGACACAGAAACCTCTTGTGAG ACAATGGTGAGCAATGCTCAGCTGACAATGACCTGTATTGGGAATGGCAATTTCCGAGTATTTCCTTTTACCAACATCTCCCGGGCAAGGTTTAATGATTTGTGCAATCTGATATGCTGA
- the LOC100820242 gene encoding uncharacterized protein, with protein sequence MENQQLVETNGAGFQAVENLRVDDLELDQDKQSKEAKAEKIGHEDDKLDDISDQINDGEDARSNTKDESGNLQSGTQPENLETKSETEVSTDKREYSGDKMGAGGDLEPKNQETNIDNNSGQIDLAKEVADRESTQIFDKSDEIPSEDHNLEPVFDGTEVPGMEANRSMSGRRLNDQDSPGVVEKAVALKNFVKEKSAVAVSTMMRRLSGKRDEGTEDNADDEGKDVSDIPKVGETKVVSDKAVEKFDWNPLHYIKKSSDVGVENKTEQGDSIAMKGRIILYTKLGCQESKAIRLFLRMKRLRYVEINIDVFPGRKVELEKISGSASVPKVFFNEILIGGWNELKNLDESGKLDEKVDFLITEAPLFEAPSPPLSGEDDVSSSGPLDELAIIVRKMKESIAVKDRLYKMRRFTNSFLSSEAIDFLSEDQYLERPEAVEFAQKLADKLFFQNVLDEDIFEDGNHLYRFLDDDPTVVSQCHNITRGIITLKLKPLAEIASRLRFLSRAMFEAYVYEDGRRIDYTSIHGSEEFARYLRIVEELQRVEISDSSREEKLAFFINLYNMMAIHAILVLGHPDGALERRKLFGEFKYVIGGSTYSLSAIQNGILRGNQRPPYNLKKPFGVKDKRLTVALPYPEPLIHFALVYGTRSGPALRCYSPGNIDEELLDAARNFLRNGGIAVDLTAKAVNASKILKWYSIDFGKNEVEVIKHVSNYLDSADSEVLLDLLATSELKVTYQPYDWGLNC encoded by the exons ATGGAAAATCAACAGTTAGTGGAGACAAATGGAGCAGGTTTTCAAGCTGTTGAGAATCTGCGAGTAGATGATTTGGAACTTGATCAGGATAAACAATCGAAGGAGGCAAAGGCTGAGAAAATTGGTCACGAAGACGATAAATTGGATGATATATCAGACCAGATAAATGACGGGGAAGATGCAAGGTCTAATACAAAAGATGAGAGTGGGAATTTGCAATCTGGAACTCAACCAGAAAACTTAGAGACCAAATCTGAAACTGAAGTCAGTACTGATAAGCGAGAGTATTCCGGTGATAAGATGGGTGCAGGTGGAGATTTGGAGCCTAAAAATCAAGAAACAAATATAGATAAtaattctggacagattgacTTGGCTAAAGAAGTGGCTGATAGGGAATCAACGCAGATATTTGATAAGTCAGATGAAATTCCTAGCGAGGACCACAATTTGGAGCCTGTATTTGATGGAACAGAAGTTCCAGGGATGGAAGCTAACCGGAGTATGTCAGGCCGTAGGTTGAATGATCAGGATTCTCCAGGTGTGGTTGAGAAGGCTGTGGCTCTCAAGAATTTTGTTAAGGAGAAGAGTGCAGTGGCAGTCTCCACCATGATGCGCCGCCTTTCTGGAAAAAGAGATGAAGGTACCGAGGATAATGCTGATGATGAAGGTAAGGATGTTTCAGACATCCCAAAAGTCGGTGAAACCAAAGTGGTGTCTGACAAGGCAGTGGAGAAATTTGACTGGAATCCCTTACATTACATCAAGAAGTCATCTGATGTTGGTGTGGAAAACAAAACTGAGCAGGGGGACTCAATAGCCATGAAAGGAAGGATTATACTGTACACAAAACTAGGGTGCCAAGAATCTAAAGCAATTAGGCTATTTTTGCGTATGAAAAGGCTTAGATATGTTGAAATCAACATAGATGTGTTCCCCGGTAGAAAGGTGGAGCTGGAAAAGATTTCTGGATCTGCTTCTGTACCCAAGGTTTTTTTCAATGAAATACTAATTGGAGGCTGGAATGAGCTAAAAAACCTGGATGAGTCTGGTAAACTTGATGAGAAGGTTGACTTTCTTATTACTGAAGCACCATTATTTGAAGCCCCATCACCACCTCTCTCTGGAGAGGATGATGTGTCCAGTAGTGGACCACTTGATGAATTGGCAATTATTGTCCGTAAAATGAAAGAATCTATTGCTGTGAAGGATCGGCTGTATAAAATGCGCAGGTTCACTAACTCTTTTCTCAGCTCAGAAGCTATCGACTTCTTATCAGAAGATCAATATTTGGAAAGGCCAGAG GCTGTTGAGTTTGCACAAAAGCTTGCTGACAaacttttctttcaaaatgTTCTTGA TGAGGATATATTTGAAGATGGAAATCACTTGTATCGGTTTTTGGATGATGACCCAACTGTGGTATCACAATGTCACAACATTACTAGGGGCATAATTACCTTGAAGCTCAAGCCTTTAGCAGAAATTGCATCAAGATTGAGGTTTCTGTCTCGTGCTATGTTTGAAGCCTATGTTTATGAAGATGGACGTCGTATTGATTATACAAGTATACATGGAAGTGAGGAGTTCGCAAG GTATCTGAGAATAGTTGAAGAGCTTCAAAGAGTGGAAATATCGGATTCGTCTAGAGAAGAGAAGCTTGcgttctttattaatctttataataTGATGGCCATCCATGCAATCTTAGTATTGGGCCATCCAGATGGAGCACTGGAAAGAAGGAAATTATTTGGAGAGTTCAAATATGTTATTGGTGGGTCAACCTACTCACTTTCAGCTATTCAAAATGGCATATTGAGGGGAAACCAACGACCACCATATAACCTTAAGAAGCCATTTGGTGTAAAAGATAAACGGTTGACG GTGGCACTTCCTTACCCTGAGCCTCTTATTCATTTTGCTTTGGTATATGGTACCCGATCTGGGCCTGCACTTCGGTGCTACTCTCCTGGAAATATTGATGAAGAGTTATTGGATGCAGCCCGTAATTTTCTGAGAAATGGAGGCATTGCAGTTGATTTGACTGCAAAGGCTGTAAATGCCAGTAAGATCCTAAAATG GTATAGTATAGATTTTGGCAAGAACGAGGTAGAGGTGATAAAGCATGTTTCAAACTACTTAGATTCAGCTGACTCAGAAGTATTGTTGGACCTACTTGCTACTTCCGAGTTGAAGGTGACATATCAGCCTTATGACTGGGGCTTGAACTGCTAG
- the TGA09 gene encoding transcription factor TGA4 isoform X2, whose protein sequence is MKMDIYEPFQQVSLWGDNFKLDGGLNSIASPMLMVDSTSVENKSEDIPQESREPSGSGADQEATNKEVNKMLRRLAQNREAARKSRLRKKAYVKQLESSRSKLMQLELEIGKARKQGLYMGTVLDAGYIGSTSETINPGIVAFEIEYGQWVEEQQRRNEELRHAFQAQASDVQLNVVVQSVLNHYSNLFRMKADAAKADVLYLLSGVWKASVERIFLWIGGSRPSQLLNIIVPQLEPLTDQQIVSISNLRLSSQQAEDALSLGLEKLQQSLVHDMAVDSLGVGNFGLQMVLAMEKFEALEGFVIQIRNCYHNFKFIIFTQISTPEHLSNTKFIISC, encoded by the exons ATGAAAATGGACATATACGAGCCATTTCAGCAAGTTAGCCTGTGGGGGGACAACTTTAAACTTGATGGCGGTCTGAATTCAATTGCTTCCCCAATGTTAATGGTTGACAGTACTAGTGTGGAGAACAAG TCTGAGGATATTCCTCAGGAATCAAGAGAGCCTTCTGGTTCTGGAGCCGATCAAGAGGCTACAAATAAAGAAGTTAACAAG ATGCTAAGACGCCTAGCTCAGAATCGAGAGGCTGCTCGGAAAAGTAGGCTACGGAAAAAG GCTTACGTTAAACAATTAGAATCAAGCCGTTCGAAGCTCATGCAACTGGAGCTGGAAATTGGGAAAGCAAGAAAGCAG GGTCTGTATATGGGCACTGTATTAGATGCCGGCTATATAGGATCAACATCAGAAACAATAAATCCag GGATTGTGgcttttgaaattgaatatgGACAATGGGTTGAAGAGCAACAAAGGCGGAACGAAGAACTTAGACATGCATTTCAAGCGCAAGCATCTGATGTACAGCTGAATGTAGTGGTTCAGAGTGTCTTAAACCATTACTCAAATCTTTTCAGAATGAAAGCAGATGCTGCAAAGGCTGATGTCCTCTATTTACTCTCTGGTGTGTGGAAAGCATCAGTGGAGCGCATTTTCCTTTGGATTGGAGGCTCCCGTCCATCACAGCTTCTAAAC ATCATCGTGCCACAACTTGAGCCTTTGACTGATCAACAAATTGTTAGTATTAGCAACCTCCGTCTATCGTCTCAACAAGCTGAAGATGCTCTTTCACTAGGATTGGAAAAACTTCAGCAGAGTTTGGTCCACGACATGGCAGTTGATTCACTGGGTGTAGGAAACTTCGGACTTCAGATGGTTCTTGCGATGGAAAAATTTGAGGCACTAGAAGGTTTTGTAATCCAG ATTAGAAATTGTTACCACAACTTTAAGTTCATCATTTTCACTCAAATTTCCACCCCTGAGCACCTCAGCAACACCAAGTTCATCATATCATGCTAG
- the LOC100808285 gene encoding chaperone protein dnaJ 20, chloroplastic — protein MSNLRTLCRPQTVFSFISFQHQFRSRVSFRNPNCKPRLPSPFLYSTIASRGSNPWFRVNQRRTVAKATNWAEQKSPYETLELEGDADDEQIKNAYRRLAKFYHPDVYDGRGTLEEGETAEARFIKIQSAYELLIDRERRRQYDMDSRVNPMKASQAWMEWLIKKRKAFDQRGDMAIAAWAEQQQRELNLRVRRLSRSKIDPDEARRILAREKKASAEYYSNTLKRHTLILKKRDLMRRKSEEEKKKTINRLLAAEGLELDDSDSDDAL, from the exons ATGAGCAATCTCAGAACCCTATGTAGACCTCAGACGGTGTTCTCTTTCATTAGTTTCCAACACCAATTTCGTTCTAGGGTTTCCTTTCGAAACCCTAATTGCAAGCCCCGTTTGCCATCGCCGTTTCTGTATTCTACAATCGCTTCCCGGGGTTCCAATCCCTGGTTTCGCGTGAACCAGAGGAGAACCGTGGCCAAGGCAACAAACTGGGCGGAACAAAAATCCCCATATGAAACTCTCG AATTGGAAGGAGATGCCGATGATGAGCAGATAAAGAATGCTTACAGACGCTTGGCCAAATTCTATCATCCAGATG TCTATGATGGCAGAGGAACCCTTGAAGAAGGTGAAACAGCAGAAGCTAGATTCATCAAAATTCAATCTGCTTATGAATTGCTTATAGATAGGGAGAGGCGAAGACAGTATGATATGGATAGCCGGGTCAACCCCATGAAg GCATCTCAGGCATGGATGGAGTGGCTTATAAAAAAGCGAAAAGCTTTCGATCAGCGGGGTGATATGGCAATTGCTGCTTGGGCTGAGCAGCAACAGCGCGAGTTAAATCTTCGTGTGCGTCGACTTTCTCGTTCAAAG ATTGATCCAGATGAAGCAAGGAGGATTCTGGCAAGAGAAAAGAAGGCTTCAGCTGAATATTACTCGAATACCCTTAAAAGGCACACCCTTATACTGAAGAAAAGAGATTTGATGCGAAGAAAGTCtgaggaagaaaagaagaagactATCAACCGGCTCTTGGCAGCAGAAGGTCTTGAGCTTGATGATTCGGATAGTGATGACGCACTGTAG